Proteins encoded within one genomic window of Humulus lupulus chromosome 1, drHumLupu1.1, whole genome shotgun sequence:
- the LOC133825294 gene encoding uncharacterized protein LOC133825294: MKRKVMEEGQGSSEPEANYMEIKTTADSIDSSMIFHAINEVSGFLLYTYQQIPYVLQDITLEFKKWCKEYSKLETDLAQIQGTGVLRRKHASEMREIKYEIRRFEKLIRTISDFQTALKLMISEVPNFQAAILVLGATPLRPRAVYEFSFPNHHSASVVTAPDFAKTRAAEVLAKKAIRGLISKRVGSGSYPGISKLFLLVKAPSSMNLPLHFVPKRDFRYSKKVVPFIVRFKCRTQACKEMDANDLELHTESSTETAPNELIWFQCRHVIKGLAFNTQTEE; encoded by the exons GGAGGGGCAGGGAAGCTCGGAACCGGAGGCAAACTATATGGAGATCAAGACCACCGCCGACTCTATCGACAGCTCAATGATCTTCCATGCCATTAACGAAGTCTCCGGATTCCTTCTCTACACGTACCAACAAATCCCTTA cGTGTTGCAGGATATCACTCTCGAATTCAAGAAATGGTGTAAAGAGTATAGtaaattg GAAACGGATCTTGCACAAATTCAAGGGACGGGAGTGTTGCGAAGAAAGCACGCTAGTGAAATGAGAGAGATAAAATATGAAATTAGACGATTCGAGAAGCTGATACGCACCATTTCTGATTTCCAAACTGCGCTTAAGCTTATGATCAGTGAAGTTCCTAACTTTCAAGCAGCCATTTTGGTCCTTGGCGCTACTCCATTAAGACCCCGAGCTGTTTACGAGTTTTCCTTTCCCAATCACCACTCTGCTTCTGTTGTCACAGCGCCTGATTTCGCCAAAACCAGAGCAGCAGAAGTGCTGGCAAAGAAG GCTATTCGGGGGTTGATCTCAAAGCGTGTTGGATCTGGTTCTTATCCTG GCATATCTAAGCTGTTTCTACTGGTTAAAGCTCCCTCTTCAATGAACTTACCCCTTCATTTTGTTCCCAAACGTGATTTCAGATATAGCAAAAAG GTTGTGCCGTTCATAGTGCGGTTTAAGTGTAGAACCCAAGCTTGCAAAGAAATGGATGCTAATGATCTTGAGCTTCATACTGAAAGCTCTACTGAGACCGCTCCAAATGAATTAATCTG GTTCCAGTGTCGACATGTGATTAAGGGTCTAGCGTTCAACACACAAACGGAAGAATGA